TTGGGAAGCTTAGTAGAGCTAATGAATACTTCTGAAAAAGTCATTCAATTTAGGTAACGGCATGACAAAAACACTCATACATCTATCCTCCAGTCCTTACGCTAACTTAGCCTGTAAAGAAGGGTTGGATTTGGCTCTCGTGTTAGCCACCTTTGAACAAGAAGTGGCTATTTGTGTATCAGGTGCTGCCTTATCATTACTCCACTCTCAGCAAAAGCCAACAAAGCAAGATGGTAAAAACCTGCATAAGTTACTCGATGGTCTAGAGTTTTATGACATTGATAAAGTCTATGCACTGGCCAGTCAAAACGCTGCTGATGAGCAAGGGTTTTGGCCACAAAGCATTTTATTAAATGACCAAGAGTGGCAAGACTTATTCACCCAATACCAACAAATTTATCGGTTCTAATCATGACATTACATCAGATAAATCAATTAGCTTATCCAGGTGATACTGAATCACTTTGGCAACAAAGTCTTGGTCATGGTGATGCCATCATTTTCATTGAAGAAGCCTGTTTACGCTTACAGCAAATGGATACGAACTGGTTGCAAAAATTAACGGCACAATCTATCCATTTGTATTATTTGCACAAAGATGCGTTGGCTTATGGCATTCAGCCCAAATGGGGTAAGGCCCTATCAGATACAGAGTGGGTTGAATTGACTTTCTCTGCCAATAAACACGTCAGCTGGTAACAAGAATGTTAGACACTAACTTACTTGATGAAGAAGGTTATCTACTTAATCTGGACGATTGGAGTCCAGAGTTAGCGCATCATTTGGCCAAACAAGAAGACATTGAATTAACCTCTGCGCATTGGGAAATCATCACCCTGCTACGAGATTTTTATCAAGAGTTTGAAGTCTCGCCCGCCATGCGACCATTGGTCAAAGCCGTTAGCAAAAAGCTTGGAGAGGAAAAAGGCCGCAGTATTTATCTGATGACCTTATTTCCTGGCAGCCCACCTAAGCTGGCCGCCAAAATCGCAGGTCTTCCCAAACCCGCTAATTGTTTATAAGTCTTCGCCCTCAGTACTTGCCGTACCAAGCCAACTTATCTTGCAAGTTCACCACTTCACCTATGATAAGCAAAGCGGGCGACTTCACCTCATTATCCGTCGCCACTTGATACACTTGACTAATGGTGGAAGTGAACACACGCTGCACCTTTGAGGTGCCTTTCTCCACCACAGCCACAGGCATACTTGGCGACATACCAAACTTCAACAAGGATTGGCTAATGTCTTTGAGGCCGGTTAATCCCATATAAATCACCAAGGTTTGAGCAGGATGAACCAACTCTTCCCACGGCAAATCTGTGCTACCATCCTTCAGATGTCCAGTTAAGAAACGCACCGATTGGGCATAATCTCGGTGTGTTAAGGGAATACCGGCATAGGCCGCACAACCCGCTGCGGCTGTGACTCCTGGCACCACTTCAAAGGGCACACCTTCTTCAATCAATTCTTCTAGCTCTTCACCGCCACGTCCGAAAATGAAAGGGTCACCGCCTTTTAAACGCACCACTTGATGACCTTCTTTGGCTTTTGCGGCAAGCAAGGAGTTAATATCCTCTTGCGGCAAGCTGTGTAACGACTTGGCCTTACCCACATACATTTTTTCAGCGCTTGCGGGAATTTGATTAATGATTTCTTCCCCGACTAAACGATCATACAAAACCACATCGGCCTGCTTTAACAGTCGATATGCTTTCAATGTCAAAAGCTCAGGATCGCCTGGACCTGCGCCAATTAAATACACTTTACCCGT
The window above is part of the Marinomonas sp. THO17 genome. Proteins encoded here:
- a CDS encoding DsrE family protein — protein: MTKTLIHLSSSPYANLACKEGLDLALVLATFEQEVAICVSGAALSLLHSQQKPTKQDGKNLHKLLDGLEFYDIDKVYALASQNAADEQGFWPQSILLNDQEWQDLFTQYQQIYRF
- a CDS encoding DsrH/TusB family sulfur metabolism protein, yielding MTLHQINQLAYPGDTESLWQQSLGHGDAIIFIEEACLRLQQMDTNWLQKLTAQSIHLYYLHKDALAYGIQPKWGKALSDTEWVELTFSANKHVSW
- a CDS encoding TusE/DsrC/DsvC family sulfur relay protein, with product MLDTNLLDEEGYLLNLDDWSPELAHHLAKQEDIELTSAHWEIITLLRDFYQEFEVSPAMRPLVKAVSKKLGEEKGRSIYLMTLFPGSPPKLAAKIAGLPKPANCL
- the cobA gene encoding uroporphyrinogen-III C-methyltransferase yields the protein MTGKVYLIGAGPGDPELLTLKAYRLLKQADVVLYDRLVGEEIINQIPASAEKMYVGKAKSLHSLPQEDINSLLAAKAKEGHQVVRLKGGDPFIFGRGGEELEELIEEGVPFEVVPGVTAAAGCAAYAGIPLTHRDYAQSVRFLTGHLKDGSTDLPWEELVHPAQTLVIYMGLTGLKDISQSLLKFGMSPSMPVAVVEKGTSKVQRVFTSTISQVYQVATDNEVKSPALLIIGEVVNLQDKLAWYGKY